The Halomonas binhaiensis nucleotide sequence GACGCAGCGCCTGTCACATTCCGCTACCAGAGTCCGGTAACGGGACTGGCGATCCATCCAGACACTGGCATCGCGCGATAATGCCGACGCCCAGGCCTGGCGCTGAGCCATCGTGTAGTGGCGGCTAGTGCCCTGCATGACCGCATGGTGAAACACCTCTGCCTGGTCCGCCGCATCATCTGACGTTGCCTCACGGTAGTGGATACGCGCCATGGGACCTGTACCTCGGGAAACAGGCGGAGGCATGGAAGAAGGCTGAATCGTGGCGCGATTTGAGCATGGCTTGATGTGTGACATGATGGCAACGCCTGTCGAATACATGAGACCGCGAATGGATCATTCAGACCCCACCGACACTTTCAACCTGACAGCTATCGGCAGGATTCATAGCGATTTTCCGGACAAGTTTGGCATACCACGCCAACCCGGCCTAGCCGATGAAGCAATCGCCCGCCTTATCCTTGCTCCACCCTTCAACGACCCACAAGCCGTACGTGGCCTGGAAGGCTTCAGTC carries:
- a CDS encoding GNAT family N-acetyltransferase, with the translated sequence MSHIKPCSNRATIQPSSMPPPVSRGTGPMARIHYREATSDDAADQAEVFHHAVMQGTSRHYTMAQRQAWASALSRDASVWMDRQSRYRTLVAECDRRCVGFVELDMEKANVEMLYVWPSLAGMGIGRSLLALAECNLREGGAVRMTIDASLGLAEYLMRHGWDSHGVEWVERAGERLPRHNMSKNLS